A genome region from Methanobacterium bryantii includes the following:
- the dnaK gene encoding molecular chaperone DnaK: protein MANNKKEKIIGIDLGTSNSAAAVLVGGKPTIIPSAEGATQYGKAFPSYVAFTSDGQRLVGEPARRQAVTNPENTISAIKRSMGTDYKVNVLGKQYTPQEISAFILQKIKKDAEAFLGEEVQKAVITVPAYFNDNQRTATKDAGTIAGLEVVRLVNEPTAASLAYGIDKEQEEELEIMVFDFGGGTLDVTVMEFGGGVFEVRSTSGDTKLGGTDMDNAIMNYLADEFKRETGIDIMNDDQAVQRLREAAEKAKIELSTTLTSDINLPFITATAEGPKHLTTTLTRAKLEELVDPIIKRCSGPMEQALSDAKMSKSDVDKIILVGGPTRMPAVQSFVEKFIGKSIERGIDPMECVAMGAAIQGGVLAGEIKDLVLLDVTPLSLGIETLGNVSTKLIERNTTIPTKKSQIFSTAADNQTSVDIHVLQGERPMAYDNTTLGRFQLVGIPPAPRGMPQIEVTFDIDANGIMNVSAKDMGTGKEQAITITASTKLSQDEIDQKIKDAEMHAEEDKKRQEEIQVRNDADSMIYTSEKTLEELGDKVDKDQKEKIEALVKELRDLTGGDDIAAIKSKTEELTKVVQEVGAKIYQEAQQAQQAQQQAQQDAQGAQGNQQGGDDDTIDADYEVKK, encoded by the coding sequence ATGGCTAATAATAAGAAAGAAAAAATCATAGGTATAGACCTTGGAACAAGTAACTCCGCAGCAGCAGTTTTAGTCGGTGGAAAACCAACTATCATACCAAGTGCAGAAGGGGCAACCCAGTACGGAAAAGCTTTCCCAAGTTACGTTGCATTTACTTCTGACGGACAGAGGTTAGTTGGGGAACCTGCAAGAAGACAGGCTGTAACAAACCCTGAAAACACCATAAGTGCCATAAAAAGAAGCATGGGTACAGATTATAAAGTGAATGTCCTCGGAAAACAATACACTCCTCAAGAAATTTCTGCTTTTATCTTACAAAAGATTAAAAAAGATGCAGAAGCTTTCCTCGGTGAAGAAGTGCAGAAAGCTGTTATTACAGTCCCAGCATACTTCAACGACAACCAGAGAACCGCTACAAAAGACGCAGGTACAATTGCAGGTCTTGAAGTTGTAAGGCTCGTAAACGAACCTACAGCAGCAAGTTTAGCATACGGTATCGATAAAGAACAGGAAGAAGAACTTGAAATTATGGTTTTCGATTTCGGTGGTGGAACACTCGACGTAACCGTTATGGAATTCGGAGGAGGAGTATTCGAAGTCAGATCTACAAGTGGGGACACCAAACTCGGTGGAACTGATATGGACAACGCCATCATGAACTACCTCGCAGATGAATTCAAAAGAGAAACCGGAATAGACATCATGAATGACGACCAGGCTGTCCAGAGATTAAGAGAAGCGGCTGAAAAAGCAAAAATCGAGCTTTCAACAACCTTAACATCTGACATAAACCTCCCATTCATAACTGCAACTGCAGAAGGTCCAAAACACCTGACAACTACATTAACAAGGGCTAAACTCGAAGAATTAGTTGACCCAATCATTAAAAGATGTAGTGGACCAATGGAACAGGCATTATCCGATGCTAAAATGTCCAAATCTGACGTTGACAAAATTATATTAGTAGGTGGACCAACAAGGATGCCAGCTGTACAGAGCTTTGTTGAAAAATTCATAGGTAAATCAATTGAGCGAGGAATAGACCCAATGGAATGTGTAGCTATGGGTGCTGCAATCCAGGGTGGAGTTTTAGCAGGAGAAATCAAAGACCTCGTATTACTTGACGTTACACCATTATCTCTCGGAATAGAAACTCTTGGTAATGTATCTACCAAATTAATAGAAAGAAACACTACTATTCCAACCAAAAAGAGCCAGATATTTTCAACTGCAGCAGACAACCAGACATCTGTAGATATCCACGTCCTGCAGGGCGAAAGGCCAATGGCATATGATAACACGACCCTTGGAAGGTTCCAGTTAGTAGGAATACCACCAGCACCAAGAGGAATGCCTCAAATCGAAGTAACATTTGATATAGACGCAAACGGTATCATGAACGTTTCAGCTAAAGATATGGGAACTGGTAAAGAGCAGGCAATTACCATAACTGCTTCAACTAAATTATCGCAGGACGAAATTGACCAGAAAATTAAAGACGCTGAAATGCACGCTGAAGAAGACAAAAAGAGGCAGGAAGAAATTCAGGTCAGAAATGACGCTGATTCAATGATCTACACTTCAGAGAAAACTCTTGAAGAACTGGGCGACAAAGTAGATAAAGACCAGAAAGAAAAGATAGAAGCTTTAGTTAAAGAACTCAGGGATTTAACTGGAGGAGACGATATCGCTGCAATTAAAAGTAAAACTGAAGAGCTAACTAAAGTGGTCCAGGAAGTAGGTGCTAAAATCTACCAGGAAGCACAACAGGCCCAACAAGCTCAGCAGCAAGCACAACAGGATGCACAGGGTGCTCAAGGAAACCAGCAGGGTGGAGATGACGACACCATTGATGCAGACTATGAAGTTAAAAAATAA
- a CDS encoding carboxymuconolactone decarboxylase family protein yields MNIEEEIDVDEIFEKIESYFGFVPKIFQVLAEKPATLKAYCEKVETINNDDALPSLTKEFVAIGAASAIGAENCLLTHLKVAEKFGAKQEQLLLAILMGSLIAETDALSKSLRVYENFKEQV; encoded by the coding sequence ATGAACATAGAAGAAGAAATAGACGTAGACGAAATATTTGAAAAAATTGAGAGTTACTTCGGTTTCGTTCCAAAGATCTTTCAAGTACTGGCAGAAAAACCAGCTACATTAAAGGCTTACTGTGAAAAAGTAGAAACAATAAATAATGATGATGCATTACCTTCATTAACCAAAGAATTTGTGGCCATAGGTGCTGCATCTGCAATAGGGGCTGAAAATTGTTTGCTAACTCATCTTAAGGTTGCAGAGAAATTTGGGGCCAAACAAGAACAGCTACTTCTAGCTATTTTAATGGGGTCTTTAATAGCAGAGACAGATGCACTTTCAAAGTCTTTAAGGGTTTATGAAAATTTTAAAGAACAAGTTTAA
- a CDS encoding DUF1622 domain-containing protein, with protein sequence MVDYGTVIVYIASILSYFGAVVIFYGGIRAAIGVLSIEILKRKTSYNEVRLDFTPKILIGLEFFIAGDLIKSIIEPNLNQVIILAIIVSIRTIVGFSLGREIKELEDMEKK encoded by the coding sequence ATGGTTGATTATGGGACAGTAATAGTATACATTGCAAGTATTCTTTCTTATTTTGGAGCTGTAGTTATTTTCTATGGCGGTATAAGGGCAGCAATCGGGGTGCTCTCCATTGAAATACTCAAAAGAAAAACCAGTTATAATGAGGTGAGGCTGGATTTTACCCCTAAAATTCTAATTGGTCTGGAGTTTTTTATTGCAGGAGATCTTATAAAATCGATTATAGAGCCAAATTTAAACCAGGTGATTATACTGGCAATAATTGTATCTATTAGGACTATCGTGGGATTTTCTTTGGGTAGAGAAATTAAAGAATTAGAAGACATGGAGAAAAAATAG
- a CDS encoding ArsR/SmtB family transcription factor, producing MDLEAILDVMGCKTRRDILILLTGEPRFVSEISKELEIGQKAIIEHLKAMEELGLLKSSFQKIERGRPRKYYDISQKVEIQICIDRDTVKMDVKGDDFSKLQEIEARFSLGHEDVIEDLEELIDRYDKAKKYAEILLMEAKRRRNIIKLLEGNIERPY from the coding sequence ATGGATCTTGAAGCAATACTTGACGTCATGGGATGTAAGACAAGAAGGGATATACTGATTTTATTAACAGGGGAGCCCCGTTTTGTAAGTGAAATATCAAAGGAACTTGAAATAGGGCAAAAAGCCATTATTGAACATTTAAAGGCAATGGAAGAGTTAGGACTTTTAAAATCTTCTTTTCAAAAGATAGAACGAGGTCGCCCTAGAAAATATTATGATATATCCCAAAAAGTCGAAATTCAAATATGTATAGATAGGGATACTGTCAAAATGGACGTTAAGGGGGATGATTTTTCAAAATTACAGGAGATAGAGGCTCGGTTCAGTTTGGGGCATGAAGATGTAATTGAAGATCTGGAAGAATTAATAGACAGATATGACAAAGCAAAAAAATATGCTGAAATACTGCTAATGGAAGCAAAGAGAAGAAGAAATATAATCAAATTATTAGAAGGGAATATTGAACGTCCCTATTAA
- a CDS encoding GAP family protein, producing MSELSTLLFDILPLALGAAVSPTVLIGIILILSISNRPKLSGIAFYFGSMIILLIVAAAGILLGKGVAVASSKPPSVASAYLDLAIGIFLILLGIWRINKKGSDAPDKGRFGGKSKSSISDFIKYMILGLGMFAVNFTTTVLVFAAGKDIGISSAGFTDKVTVVIILTLITLLVVEIPLLVYFTMPERSEKLLNVLNIWMQKNSRYLMAAVMFVFGIYLMVKGVRVLF from the coding sequence ATGTCCGAATTATCAACTTTACTCTTTGATATACTTCCTCTGGCGTTAGGGGCTGCTGTTAGCCCTACTGTGCTTATAGGAATAATTTTAATTTTATCAATATCAAACCGCCCTAAATTAAGTGGAATTGCATTTTATTTTGGATCTATGATTATCCTGCTTATTGTGGCTGCTGCGGGGATACTGCTGGGAAAAGGAGTAGCAGTCGCATCAAGTAAGCCCCCATCTGTTGCATCGGCTTATCTTGACCTTGCCATTGGAATATTTCTAATTTTACTTGGAATCTGGAGAATCAATAAGAAGGGCAGTGACGCACCGGATAAAGGTAGATTCGGTGGTAAATCAAAATCAAGTATCTCTGATTTTATAAAGTATATGATTTTGGGGTTAGGAATGTTTGCTGTTAATTTTACAACTACTGTACTTGTATTTGCAGCGGGTAAAGATATTGGAATTTCCAGTGCAGGTTTTACTGATAAGGTGACTGTGGTGATAATTCTTACTTTAATTACACTGCTTGTGGTTGAAATTCCGCTTTTAGTATACTTTACAATGCCAGAACGTTCTGAAAAACTTTTAAATGTTCTTAATATTTGGATGCAGAAAAACAGCCGTTATCTGATGGCGGCAGTTATGTTTGTATTTGGAATTTATTTAATGGTGAAAGGGGTAAGAGTTTTATTTTAA
- the grpE gene encoding nucleotide exchange factor GrpE, which translates to MTDKDELKTLKNDLKEKESEIEDLNKQIEEKDQKIDDYFSQLQRLQADFENYKRRSEKDIDSFRKYANEGLIIKLIDTYEDLERALKSSEKGENLKEGVELIYKNLKNVLEKEGLEEIPTTGEKFDPFKHEALMTENHEDYESGVVTEELAKGYSLKSKVIKCAMVKVCKK; encoded by the coding sequence ATGACTGATAAAGATGAGTTAAAAACGCTAAAAAATGATCTGAAAGAGAAAGAATCAGAAATTGAAGATCTAAACAAGCAGATTGAAGAAAAGGATCAGAAAATCGATGATTATTTCTCACAACTGCAGCGTCTTCAGGCTGATTTTGAAAACTACAAGAGACGATCAGAAAAAGATATTGACAGCTTCAGAAAGTATGCCAATGAAGGCCTGATTATCAAATTGATAGACACTTATGAAGACCTAGAAAGAGCCCTAAAATCAAGTGAAAAAGGTGAAAACCTTAAAGAAGGTGTTGAATTAATATATAAAAACCTTAAAAATGTACTTGAAAAAGAAGGACTTGAAGAAATTCCAACTACCGGTGAAAAATTCGACCCATTTAAACATGAAGCATTGATGACAGAAAACCATGAAGACTATGAAAGTGGGGTCGTAACCGAAGAACTTGCAAAGGGATACTCCCTCAAATCAAAAGTAATCAAATGTGCAATGGTTAAAGTTTGCAAAAAATAA
- the dnaJ gene encoding molecular chaperone DnaJ translates to MAEKRDYYDILGVEKGSDKKDIKKAYRKLAMKYHPDVSDDPECAEKFKEISEAYAVLSDEDKRHTYDQFGHAGMGGYSTEDAFRDINFEDIFKGFGFDFGDIFDIFGFGGGRRRSQAQRGNDVIYELDITLEDAAFGLETDIEVPHKKVCPTCGGTRAEPGTETRQCATCGGTGQVQHINRTPFGQFVNVAPCRDCRGEGVIVDTPCHECRGKGIVRETNTIHIKVPAGVEDGSRLRVPGEGDVGIKGGPSGDLYVMISVKAHPLFERHGSDLLYEQPISFVQASLGDEVDIPTIGEEVVSLKIPAGTQPGTSFRIKGKGMPHLRWNGKGNLYVKAKVIVPKKLSTKQKEILREFEEISGKEIYTEDKGFFDKMKDAIKH, encoded by the coding sequence ATGGCAGAAAAGCGTGATTATTACGATATCCTTGGAGTAGAGAAAGGATCAGATAAAAAAGATATTAAAAAGGCATATCGTAAATTAGCAATGAAATATCACCCAGATGTAAGTGATGACCCAGAATGTGCAGAAAAATTCAAAGAAATAAGTGAAGCTTATGCTGTTCTTTCAGATGAAGATAAAAGACACACTTATGACCAGTTTGGACATGCTGGAATGGGCGGATACTCCACAGAGGATGCATTCAGAGATATAAACTTTGAAGATATTTTTAAAGGTTTTGGATTCGATTTTGGAGACATATTTGATATTTTCGGTTTTGGAGGAGGTCGAAGACGAAGCCAGGCACAGAGAGGAAATGACGTCATTTATGAACTTGACATTACGCTTGAAGATGCTGCATTTGGACTTGAAACCGACATAGAAGTACCACATAAAAAAGTATGTCCAACATGTGGAGGTACAAGGGCAGAACCTGGAACTGAAACAAGGCAGTGTGCAACCTGTGGAGGTACCGGACAGGTACAGCATATAAACAGGACTCCTTTTGGCCAATTTGTTAATGTAGCACCATGTAGGGACTGTAGAGGTGAAGGAGTAATTGTTGACACTCCATGCCACGAATGCCGTGGAAAAGGAATTGTAAGAGAAACCAATACAATTCATATAAAAGTCCCAGCAGGTGTTGAAGATGGATCACGTCTCAGAGTTCCGGGAGAAGGGGATGTAGGAATAAAAGGCGGCCCTTCAGGAGATCTTTACGTTATGATTTCTGTTAAGGCACACCCACTATTTGAAAGGCACGGCTCAGACCTGCTTTATGAACAGCCTATAAGTTTTGTACAGGCATCTCTTGGTGATGAAGTAGACATCCCAACCATAGGAGAAGAAGTAGTAAGCTTAAAAATCCCGGCAGGTACACAACCAGGTACTTCATTCCGTATTAAAGGTAAAGGAATGCCACATCTACGCTGGAACGGTAAAGGAAATCTTTACGTTAAAGCAAAAGTCATCGTGCCTAAAAAGTTAAGCACTAAACAGAAAGAGATTTTAAGAGAGTTTGAAGAGATAAGCGGTAAAGAAATTTATACTGAAGACAAAGGGTTCTTTGACAAGATGAAAGACGCTATTAAGCACTGA
- a CDS encoding TIGR03557 family F420-dependent LLM class oxidoreductase, producing MVEIGFKLGSEVFGPQELINYAKHAEEAGFDFASISDHYHPWLSQQGNSPFVWSTLGGISQVTENLGLMTGVTCPTIRQHPALVAQAVATIAALMPGRFILGVGSGENLNEHIYGDHWPPAPIRIEMLAEAVDVIRTLWQGGMQDYDGCYYHVENAQIYTLPEELPPIYMAADGPIAAATAAANGDGLIVSGGKKEILDIFNEKGGEGRPSYSEFSLSWAETDEKAVDLVHKYWPLMAVKGNLSWDIPTQTHFEELAKNVKKEDIPESIPCSSDPQVHINIIKQNIDAGFDRICIQQIGNNQHECIEFYKNEVLPEFK from the coding sequence TTGGTAGAAATTGGTTTTAAGCTTGGAAGTGAAGTATTTGGACCTCAAGAACTTATAAATTATGCTAAACATGCTGAAGAAGCAGGGTTTGATTTTGCAAGCATATCTGATCATTATCACCCGTGGTTAAGTCAGCAGGGTAACAGTCCTTTTGTCTGGAGTACCCTTGGAGGAATATCACAGGTAACTGAAAATTTAGGGCTAATGACTGGAGTTACGTGCCCTACAATTAGACAGCATCCTGCTTTAGTAGCTCAAGCCGTAGCCACAATAGCGGCATTAATGCCTGGAAGGTTTATTTTAGGGGTAGGTTCTGGTGAAAATCTAAATGAACATATCTATGGAGATCACTGGCCGCCAGCACCAATAAGGATTGAAATGCTTGCAGAAGCGGTGGATGTAATCAGAACATTATGGCAGGGAGGAATGCAGGACTACGATGGATGTTACTATCACGTTGAAAATGCGCAAATTTATACATTGCCTGAAGAGCTTCCACCGATATATATGGCTGCAGACGGGCCAATAGCTGCAGCTACTGCCGCGGCTAATGGCGACGGACTAATTGTAAGCGGCGGGAAAAAAGAAATTTTAGACATTTTTAATGAAAAAGGAGGAGAAGGCAGGCCTTCTTACTCGGAATTTTCACTTAGCTGGGCTGAAACCGATGAAAAAGCGGTTGATTTAGTCCATAAATACTGGCCTTTAATGGCGGTTAAAGGAAATTTGAGCTGGGATATTCCTACACAGACACATTTTGAAGAACTAGCAAAGAATGTTAAAAAAGAAGATATACCTGAAAGTATTCCCTGCAGCTCTGATCCACAAGTACACATCAACATAATAAAACAAAATATTGACGCTGGCTTTGACCGTATCTGCATCCAGCAAATAGGAAATAACCAGCATGAATGTATTGAATTTTACAAGAATGAAGTTTTACCTGAATTTAAATAG